A DNA window from Pseudorasbora parva isolate DD20220531a chromosome 19, ASM2467924v1, whole genome shotgun sequence contains the following coding sequences:
- the slc52a3-2a gene encoding riboflavin transporter 2 produces MAMSILTHVLACLFGMGSWVTICGLWVELPLIVPQVPEGWYLPSYISVIIQMANIGPLFVTLMHRFRPGMLNEKAVIYFIVGFGILASLFLAFFWSETVVVQGVERSVPLLLLIFFISIVDCTSSVTFLPFMTQLKAEYLMTYYIGEGLSGLVPSLVAMVQGVGVMECVNASQILRSNETHLNESEGDANYLVPHYQPANFSVEAYFFFLTAMMVVCLVAFLLLNYHPAVVRERPSNTNGNGDNISRWKNKKSEQKPMMRSQKAIQKPRSTFGTGTYTWIQVVYIYIILAWVNALTNTGLPSVQSYSCLPYGDQAYHWSATMANVANPIACFISMFYTQRSLVLMGVLTSVGSLIGVYIMAMAVLSPCPLLVNDTSGIILIVLAWFFFIFVLSYVKVIVAVILRDEGHSALVWCGAVVQLGSMLGAVTMFPLVNIYDFFTSGDPCNTNCL; encoded by the exons ATGGCCATGTCCATCCTTACCCATGTTTTGGCCTGTCTGTTTGGCATGGGCTCCTGGGTGACCATCTGTGGTCTGTGGGTGGAGCTTCCTTTAATCGTTCCACAGGTACCCGAGGGCTGGTATCTTCCCTCCTACATCTCTGTTATTATCCAAATGGCCAACATCGGACCTCTTTTTGTCACATTAATGCACCGCTTCCGCCCGGGAATGCTCAATGAGAAAGCGGTTATCTATTTCATTGTTGGTTTCGGGATACTGGCTAGCCTCTTCCTGGCTTTCTTCTGGAGTGAGACGGTAGTGGTGCAAGGTGTGGAGCGCAGCGTTCCTCTCCTACTCCTCATCTTCTTCATCTCCATAGTGGACTGCACCTCTTCTGTGACGTTCCTTCCCTTCATGACGCAGCTCAAGGCGGAGTATCTCATGACTTATTATATAGGAGAAGGCCTGAGCGGTCTTGTTCCATCTTTAGTGGCGATGGTTCAAGGTGTAGGTGTGATGGAATGTGTCAATGCATCTCAAATCCTCAGATCCAATGAAACGCATCTTAATGAGTCTGAAGGAGATGCTAACTACCTCGTGCCTCACTACCAACCAGCTAATTTTTCAGTTGAAGCCTATTTTTTCTTCCTGACTGCCATGATGGTGGTTTGTTTAGTGGCGTTCTTACTTTTGAACTACCATCCAGCTGTGGTTCGAGAGCGCCCCAGTAACACAAATGGAAATGGAGACAATATATCCCGCTGGAAAAACAAGAAATCAGAACAGAAACCAATGATGCGCTCGCAAAAGGCCATTCAGAAGCCCAGGAGCACGTTTGGGACAGGGACGTACACGTGGATACAAGTAGTGTACATCTACATTATCCTTGCGTGGGTGAACGCTCTGACCAACACTGGCTTGCCGTCAGTGCAGTCGTACTCATGTTTACCATATGGAGACCAGGCCTATCACTGGTCAGCCACTATGGCAAATGTTGCCAATCCCATAGcttgcttcatcagcatgttttaCACTCAAAG GTCTTTAGTTCTGATGGGAGTTCTCACTTCTGTTGGCTCTCTTATTGGAGTTTACATTATGGCCATGGCTGTGTTGAGTCCCTGTCCTCTGCTGGTTAATGACACCTCTGGAATCATCCTTATT GTGTTGGCGTGGTTCTTTTTTATCTTCGTCCTATCCTACGTGAAGGTGATTGTTGCTGTCATATTGCGAGATGAAGGCCACAGCGCTCTTGTGTGGTGTGGAGCAGTAGTGCAGCTGGGCTCAATGTTGGGCGCGGTGACTATGTTTCCTTTGGTCAATATATATGACTTTTTCACCTCAGGTGACCCATGTAACACTAATTGCCTATAA